A segment of the Panicum hallii strain FIL2 chromosome 1, PHallii_v3.1, whole genome shotgun sequence genome:
TTGACCATGTGTGGATTCATGATTTGGTTGCATATTTTCAATTTTCCATATTTATGTACCAATAAAATTATACTTTCGTAAAAGTATATCGAAAGATAATATAATATATTAATGACCAAACATTTGAAATTCTAACCACGAGGAATAAAGCCATGAAATCAAACGACCCCTCCAAAACAAAATAACAGCACTAGAAATAACAAAGGGCCATTCCTGTCATGTGCCTGGTTTGTAGGGTTCATCGTGGAGGCACTACAGAGCGAAGGATCTGAGCCAGTTGCATACAAACCAGTTGTTGGGAAGACACAACACAAGGTGCATATATACATACTATACTTCAAACTCATGCTTGATAAGGgaatcaaatatttgcacacAAATAGCAGAAAGGTGCATATCTCTGAAACAGCGCACTAATCTTCATTGCATATATAAAGGGTGAGCCAAGACACATCGACGAAATGATCGGCACTGTTAGAGCAGCGTTGACGTCGATGGGAGGCGGCGACATCAGTTTCTCCCCATACGACACGGCGTGGGTCGCGCTTTTGAAAAAGCTGGACGGTGCAGAAGGCCCGCAGTTCCCCTCTTGCATCGACTGGATCGCTAAGAACCAGCTCCCAGATGGCTCATGGGGCGATGATGCCTTCTTCCTAGTCCAAGACCGGCTCATCAACACCTTGTCTTGCATCATGGCTCTGAAAACTTGGAATGTTCATAGCGACAAGTGCAACAAAGGTACAATTTTTAATAGTTTGTCTAATAAGTAAGAATCAAAATCTAAAACATTGGCATTCATCaagggatatatatatatatatatataatcaatTAACTATACTGATGACTTTCCTTATCGAGCTAATATTTCTTTGTTAATGCAGTAACCCCACAAGTAATGGCATGAACTTGATCTGTTGTTGTAGGCTTGTCGTTTATCCATGAAAATATAAAGAGACTACCTGAGGACAATGAGAATTGGATGCTGGTCGGTTTTGAGACAATCTTCCCAACGCTGCTAGAGATGGCCAAGGATATAGGCCTTGACATGCCTTGTGATGAGCCCGCGTTGCAAGACATATATGCGAAAAGAAATCTAAAACTTGCTAGGTACGATAACTACATCTGCTTGTTTGTTAATAGATTTCGGATTATTCTTGGTACTTTTCATTAAAAAAGAGGGCACATGCATGTAGTCAGTAACCAGAAAAACAATATTTAACCGATGTTTTTTATATTTATATAATTTGTGCATTATAGGACCCATCGTGTTTAAGGGCGTTCGGTAGGAATTTAATTAGAAGAAACATTCACCTACTATGCCCTACGTACTCCCTCTAGAAAATTTGTATCCCCGCTGGGCTTTTTCCCTTCTCGACTAGACGAAGGAGATATTCATTCCATTCAGGCAGGTGAGGAAGGGCGGCTAAGGCTTGACCCTGTCTTCTCTCTTGGTCGGGTCGGAGGCTAAGTTTCTCATTCAGTGGTGAGGTGTTCATAGAAAGCAAAGCCTCGCCCAATGAGTGGCGGatttggtttggtttgggtggGGTCTCGTCTCGCCTGGACGCTGGGGAGATCCATAGATCTAGATAGAGTCTTTCTCGCTCAGTAAAGAAGAGTATGCGCGCTACGGCTTACGCAGTGGATCTTCGGGCAACCAACCTGGCATATCCAATTCCGATCAACAACTTGGAGGTATGGCTGAGTGGCTTAAGGCATTGGTTTGCTAAATCGACATACAAGAAGATTGTATCATGGGTTCGAATCCCATTTCCTCCGGCACGGAAGTTATACACACACGAATTTTATCTACACGACACTCGCGTGTAGCTATTCTCAACATCAGTACGCCACCATGAGTATGTCCACgtactcatttatcactttgagtatgttcATACTAATTTTAAGATATTTTAAAGAGATATATATGAAAATTTTAAAATCATCCctatttttcaaataaattatGATTATATCTcagtactagtatataaaaataaatatgttCATATACTCTATGTATATTCATATACTCAACGTATATACCATCATagatggtctagtatgatcacatcACATACTCCATGTACACGCTCTTCATTGGATCAGATACGCCCTCATGACATATACACATGGGAGTAGCTACACGTGTGTGTAGAatgaatttttcatatatatatatatatatatttaagcAGCATGAATAATGACTCAGAACGTACAATTAATGGTTCTGACGACGTGTGCCATCTGCAAGCATCTAGCTAATCAAAAATTTTGGCTATCTATCTTACTTGCAGGATTCCTAAAGATGTACTGCACTCTGTACCAACAGCTTTGCTTTTTAGCTTAGAGGGAATGCCAGGTTTAGACTGGGACAGGTTGTTCAAACTCCAGTCTCCAGGTGGCTCCTTCATGTCGTCAGCAGCTTCGACAGCTTATGCTCTTATGCAAACAGGCAACAAGAAGTGCCTCGAGTACCTTACCGACATCGTCCACAAGTTCAACGGGGGAGGTTTGTAGATGTAGAATGAATAAAAAGTCATCTCTTATTAGCTGCGCGCAGCCTGCAAGTAGTATCTGTTGACTGTATTATTATAAGCAATACTTGATTTTCTCTTCCGATCTACAACTTCATTTTCAGCACCCTTTGCCTACCCCGTGGAGCTGTTCGAGCGCTTATGGGTTGTTGACCGGTTGGAGCGGTTGGGCTTATCCTCCTACTTCAGGAGCGAAATTGACAGTTGTTTAGACTACGCTTACTGGTAACATATATAAACTCAAATGCATGCATGGTCGTCTGTGATGGCTAGGATCATTATTTATTTCTACTCGACCGATCAGGCACTGGAGTGATGAAGGCATAGGTTTTACGTGGGACGACATGGTGAGGGACGTCGATGACACAGCCATGGGTTTCCGTCTCCTCCGGCAGCACGGCTACCACGTCTCTACTGGTAAGCACATCGACGTAGGGGGGACTTACACCGATAGGAAGTGTTCTTCGGTATAATTTTGTACCGACTCTCTATCGCTAAAGCCGCTTATAGTGACTAATCGTCTATTGTTATTCTGGGGTTGTGGTGCAGTGGGCATTATTGTGCATTACACATTTAATTACAGTATTATTGATCCTTAATTCCGATTTGGATCATTGATGATGTACATATATAAAGGGGCCTTAAAGCGTTTCGAGACGAAGGATGGCGAGTTCGTGGTGTACCCGGGGCAGTCCAACCAGTCGGTGAGCGCGATGTACAACCTGTACCGCGCTGCCGACCAGGCCGCCTTCTCCGGCGACGATGCTGTTGTCCAGCGGGCCAAGGCCTACAGCTACGCGTTCCTTCAGGAGAGGCGAGCCTCCGGCAACCTCAACGACAAGTGGATCATCTCCTCGGGCTTGCCCAGTGAGGTCGCTTACGCCCTCGACTTCCCCTGGAAGGCAAGTCTGCCGCGCGTGGAGACGAGGATGTATCTGGAGCAGTACGGTGGCACTGACAATGTGTGGATCGGGAAGGTCCTTTACAGGTACTCATATTTCCAAGCTTAATTAGTTCCCAACTCTGCACTTCTGCAAATCTTTTCACGGGTACACTCGATTAACTCTGTATATTTTAGGATGCATCTCTTCAACAACGAGCTGTTCCTCAAGTTGGCGAAGGCCGACTTCAGCAACTTCCAGAGGCAATGCCGACTTGAGTGGCAGGGCCTCAAAAGGTGATGATCCTTCCCCTTCCAATCTTGAATTCTTGCCGGTCGCCATGTGCATCCTGCTCTGTCCCCCAAGCTATGTACTTACATGGACTCGATCTTTCCAATACACAGGTGGTGTGAGAAAAACAATCTTGAAATGTATGGGGTGACTCCACAGAGCGCAATGAGGGCCTACTTCCTGGCAGCAGCCAACATCTTCGAACCAGACCGAGCAGCGGAGCGGCTAGGATGGGCGCGCACGGCGGTGATTGCCCAGGCCATCCTGAGCAGCAACGCTTGTACTACTGACAGCATGCTGGAAGGGCTCATTAGTGAACTCAGTAGCGACGACCACAATTTTGCAAGGTTTGAGCATACCATTATACTTTGTTTTCTATTTTGGAAATTCAGAGGCAACACAAGGGAGTAGCTAGTAAATTTGCTGTAGATTCTGCTGATCCCAAATCTGAATCCAGTGAACATGTACATCTGTTGAATGCAGGCGTGGAGGGAAGTATTCGACGGAGAATGGCCTCCTCACTGCACTTCATGAGCTGATCCATCTCTTTGCACCTGGAAAAGATGCTTCTGACAATCTCCGTGAAGCTGTAAATTCCGACAATCATTTCTAATTATTGCTTCATGATAAggatttttttgaaaaaaaaattgtCCTGAAACAAATGATGGAAAAGTGATGAATTTACCCATTTTTTACTATTGCAGTGGAAAACATGGCTGATGGAATTGACCACGAACGATGGCCATGAATCATGTGAAGGAAAAACAGCACTGTTGTTAGTTCGCACAGTGGAGATCTGCTCAGGGAGACACTGTTCAGCCAACCAGAATCTGAAGCTTTCCGAGTATTCCCAGCTTGAGAAGCTTACCTCTTCCATCTGCAGCAAACTTGGCTCTAGGATTTTTTCTCAGGTAAGCGCGTGCATCATCACAAAATTATTACACACGTCCTCTTTTGAACTCTACTAATtcacttttctttttttcaaaacataaaaattcaaggtcaATCAGAATGGAACAACCACGGAGAACACTGAGAATTTAGAACAGCAAGTAGATCAGGAGATGCAAGAGCTGGCCCAGTGTGTTTTTCAGAGCTGCGACACTATAAGCAAGTTGACCAAGCAGACATTTCTCCATGTGACTAGGAGCTACTGCTACGTTGCTCATTCTTCACCTGAAACAATCGTCAGTCACATATCCAAGGTCATATTTGAGGATGTCGTTTAGGAGGACAAGACCCTTGGGCTCCCGTTGCATTAACTCATGTAGTAAATAACTAATCAACACGCCATAAATATGATTGTACTATTAATAAATCTTTAAATCTGGAAATTGAAGGTCATTTCCACCCTCTCGCACATAATAAGCAGCCATGCATGCGGAGCCGAGGAAGGTGCCGTTAGGCTATTCACAATGGGAGTTTCATAGGGTGTTTTATGGCATTAATTAGCCTGCCACATCAGCAATTTGGATGACATGGCATATCATTTAAGAAGTAAGAGTTTTATGGAGTTTCATGAGGATGAAACTATGTTAAcccatttccaagaacttgGAAACCGTGTGAAACCTCCATTGAGAGTGTTTTGTTTCATCTTCACATAATTGAGTAAATCCTATTGGTTATTTATTTGCAGCATTTAAGTAGTATGTTGGCATATGAAATAGTGAGATGAAACTCTCTATTGAGAGAGGGTGTTTCATTCTTCTACAAAGTTGACGTGGCATTCTTGGAAACATGGACATGAAACCCTCATTGTAATTAGCCTTAGATAGACATGTATGTGGATCATTTAAACTACCGCAACAACTTGGTCATGCGCC
Coding sequences within it:
- the LOC112873386 gene encoding ent-copalyl diphosphate synthase 2-like, which gives rise to MIGTVRAALTSMGGGDISFSPYDTAWVALLKKLDGAEGPQFPSCIDWIAKNQLPDGSWGDDAFFLVQDRLINTLSCIMALKTWNVHSDKCNKGLSFIHENIKRLPEDNENWMLVGFETIFPTLLEMAKDIGLDMPCDEPALQDIYAKRNLKLARIPKDVLHSVPTALLFSLEGMPGLDWDRLFKLQSPGGSFMSSAASTAYALMQTGNKKCLEYLTDIVHKFNGGAPFAYPVELFERLWVVDRLERLGLSSYFRSEIDSCLDYAYWHWSDEGIGFTWDDMVRDVDDTAMGFRLLRQHGYHVSTGALKRFETKDGEFVVYPGQSNQSVSAMYNLYRAADQAAFSGDDAVVQRAKAYSYAFLQERRASGNLNDKWIISSGLPSEVAYALDFPWKASLPRVETRMYLEQYGGTDNVWIGKVLYRMHLFNNELFLKLAKADFSNFQRQCRLEWQGLKRWCEKNNLEMYGVTPQSAMRAYFLAAANIFEPDRAAERLGWARTAVIAQAILSSNACTTDSMLEGLISELSSDDHNFARRGGKYSTENGLLTALHELIHLFAPGKDASDNLREAWKTWLMELTTNDGHESCEGKTALLLVRTVEICSGRHCSANQNLKLSEYSQLEKLTSSICSKLGSRIFSQNGTTTENTENLEQQVDQEMQELAQCVFQSCDTISKLTKQTFLHVTRSYCYVAHSSPETIVSHISKVIFEDVV